A region from the Aricia agestis chromosome 12, ilAriAges1.1, whole genome shotgun sequence genome encodes:
- the LOC121732804 gene encoding short-chain specific acyl-CoA dehydrogenase, mitochondrial-like, with translation MATSTLLKSSKLSLSLLQSLKTLPRRSFTTQLNEQQLAVQELARSYAEEHLKPNASKLDLEGRFPFDQIKQLGNLGLMGACVDQEYGGMGLDYLSLAIAVEEISRGCASTGMILSIHNFLYANLVNERGTEAQKEQFLFTKGAIGCFALSEPGAGSDVANIKTTARQDGDHWIINGKKSWVTSAVEGKAFAVFATIDPDLRHKGLACFLVPHDAEGVFRGKKEPLMGVRAATACDVTLSDVRATLVGGAGEGFRIAMAQLDQGRIGIAAHAVGIAQAALDTAMNYAKERVAFGKNLTRLPSVKDRLTDMSILIETARLLTYRAAVQVSTKNSAMAKYYAGRAATAAADHAVQILGGRGLSTEYDAERHYRDARGTQIYGGVTDIQKRLVGHYLLKEHDAL, from the exons ATGGCTACTAGCACTCTTTTAAAATCTTCAAAACTAAGTC TATCTTTATTACAAAGTCTGAAGACTCTTCCGAGGCGTAGTTTCACTACTCAGCTCAATGAGCAGCAGCTTGCTGTACAGGAGCTGGCAAGGAGCTATGCCGAGGAGCATCTCAAGCCAAATGCATCCAAGCTGGACTTGGAAGGAAGGTTCCCATTTGATCAG ataaaaCAATTGGGAAACCTTGGCTTGATGGGAGCATGTGTTGACCAAGAGTATGGAGGCATGGGTTTGGACTACCTCTCTCTGGCTATCGCGGTAGAGGAGATCTCGCGAGGCTGCGCCAGCACAGGCATGATACTGTCTATACACAACTTCCTGTACGCTAACCTGGTCAATGAAAGAGGCACTGAGGCACAGAAAGAACAGTTTCTGTTCACAAAGGGCGCAATAGGATGCTTTGCGCTGAGTGAGCCAG gCGCTGGCAGTGACGTAGCGAACATCAAGACAACGGCCAGACAGGACGGGGACCACTGGATAATTAACGGCAAGAAGAGCTGGGTGACTTCAGCGGTGGAGGGTAAAGCGTTTGCAGTGTTCGCGACTATTGACCCAGATTTGAGGCACAAGGGACTTGCAT GTTTTCTGGTGCCTCACGATGCTGAAGGCGTGTTTCGCGGTAAAAAGGAACCACTAATGGGAGTAAG GGCGGCGACAGCGTGTGACGTGACGTTGTCCGACGTGCGGGCGACGCTGGTGGGCGGCGCGGGGGAGGGGTTCCGCATCGCCATGGCGCAGCTCGACCAGGGCAGGATCGGCATCGCCGCGCACGCCGTAG GAATCGCGCAAGCGGCGCTGGACACCGCCATGAACTACGCCAAGGAGCGCGTGGCGTTCGGAAAGAATTTAACCAGACTACCCTCTGTTAAG GATCGTCTAACAGACATGAGTATACTCATCGAGACAGCGCGACTACTCACCTACCGCGCCGCCGTACAAGTGAGCACGAAGAACAGCGCCATGGCGAAGTATTACGCCGGGCGCGccgccaccgccgccgccgACCACGCGGTGCAGATACTCGGCGGCAGGGGACTGTCCACCGAGTACGATGCCGAGAGACACTACCG GGACGCGCGAGGCACGCAGATCTACGGCGGCGTAACGGACATACAGAAGCGGCTCGTCGGCCACTACCTGCTAAAGGAACATGACGCCCTCTGA
- the LOC121732564 gene encoding uncharacterized protein LOC121732564 isoform X1, which translates to MAEEDEIDIVGDFSFNSCFAQNNQGIPSCSDREDTVHPQWLLDSPATNWYDVDSKRRNEGPSRKLSGNNSRSKNENFIQTVWSASEKDLLVKEMSIHGRDVDKISKTLKTKSRTEIQALIEAEYGIVLDAPHLGVKAEDIDNVPAVVQEEVIADVGTPVINMTEVIDMVSTGTPTIPVKKTKQNSKDLLMVNPSEILYEDDLAVSTELIIAEDAIKRSNKKERGREEKKMGNHRRKGHANVRWRKQEVKSPKRIRKDSSMSDDSTKNAKMHIVFSSGQALPVSEGEEVIKIEKKKESECESDIEVDIDSDTEQDSPKKTAINNNKEIVTDKRSDKVEAARKFEPMPKRKKKIKVDGGGGYTIMHTEAGDLYEVREEPRRERAPRAVPIQLYPCRVYNAEKPAPFTVQMCVSCLVCADAHAHTSRAEVAGLLGGAWAAPRLRVRTYARLRAHSQRTCCEADPVSQAEAAESIRAGGDAVVGWHHSHPQFRAAPSDTDLRSQQALQDLPAAAPAVAVITSQRWPVGREASVYRCFRVEGTEGGLPVGYSLPVSLAADICRATLPELLRRLRDVLAPPDADPVDIARDVCPLANKTYLEKLISSVSHHMRSAGYADGDPIVEDLIKGIRDIFR; encoded by the exons ATGGCAGAGGAAGACGAAATAGACATAGTAGGCGATTTTTCATTCAACTCTTGTTTTGCCCAAAACAATCAAGGAAT ACCTTCCTGCTCAGATCGTGAGGACACTGTCCATCCTCAATGGCTCCTGGACTCACCAGCAACCAATTGGTATGATGTTGATAGTAAAag GCGCAATGAGGGACCATCTCGTAAACTCTCTGGTAATAATTCTAGAAGCAAGaatgagaattttatacagaCTGTGTGGAGTGCCTCAGAAAAGGACTTACTTGTCAAAGAAATG tcAATTCATGGAAGGGATGTGGACAAGATCTccaaaacattaaaaacaaaaagcagAACCGAAATTCAAGCATTGATAGAGGCAGAGTATGGCATAGTGCTAGATGCACCACATCTTGGTGTTAAAGCTGAAGACATAGACAATGTACCTGCGGTTGTACAAGAAGAAGTAATAGCTGATGTCGGCACACCCGTCATAAATATGACAGAAGTTATAGACATGGTCTCCACAGGCACACCAACAATTCCAGTGAAGAAAACTAAACAGAACTCCAAAGATCTTTTAATGGTTAACCCATCGGAAATCTTATATGAAGACGACTTAGCAGTATCAACAGAATTAATTATAGCAGAAGATGCAATAAAGAGGTCTAATAAGAAAGAAAGAGGAAGAGAGGAGAAGAAAATGGGAAATCATAGAAGAAAAGGCCATGCCAATGTTAGATGGAGGAAACAGGAAGTGAAATCTCCAAAGCGAATTAGGAAAGACTCTAGTATGAGTGATGATAGTACAAAAAATGCTAAGATGCATATTGTGTTCAGTTCTGGTCAGGCGTTACCAGTTTCTGAAGGGGAAGAAGTT ATAAAAATAGAGAAAAAGAAGGAGTCTGAGTGTGAAAGTGACATAGAGGTGGACATAGATAGTGATACCGAGCAGGACTCACCCAAAAAGACTgccataaacaataataaagagATTGTGACTGATAAAAGAAGTGATAAAGTGGAAGCGGCACGGAAGTTTGAACCTATGcctaaaagaaagaaaaagatCAAAGTG GACGGCGGCGGCGGCTACACTATAATGCATACAGAGGCGGGCGACTTGTACGAGGTGCGGGAGGAGCCTCGTCGGGAACGAGCGCCGCGGGCAGTGCCCATACAGCTGTACCCCTGTAGAGTGTATAACGCTGAGAAACCG gCGCCGTTCACGGTGCAGATGTGTGTGTCGTGCCTGGTGTGTGCGGACGCGCACGCGCACACGTCGCGCGCGGAGGTGGCGGGGCTGCTGGGCGGGGCGTGGGCGGCGCCGCGCCTGCGTGTGCGCACGTACGCGCGATTACGGGCGCACTCGCAGCGGACGTGCTGTGAGGCTGATCCGG TGTCCCAAGCGGAGGCCGCAGAGAGTATCCGCGCGGGCGGCGACGCCGTGGTGGGTTGGCACCACTCCCACCCGCAGTTCCGCGCCGCCCCATCCGATACTGACCTCCGCTCGCAGCAGGCGCTCCAGGACTTGCCCGCCGCGGCGCCAGCTGTCGCGGTCATTACTAGCCAGCGCTGGCCTGTTGGCCGCGAAGCATCTGTGTACAG ATGTTTCCGCGTGGAGGGTACTGAAGGCGGTCTCCCAGTAGGCTACAGTCTGCCGGTGTCGCTGGCAGCAGACATATGTCGCGCGACGCTGCCGGAGCTGCTGCGGCGGCTGCGCGACGTGCTGGCGCCGCCCGACGCGGATCCCGTCGATATCGCGCGCGACGTCTGCCCGCTCGCTAACAAGACTTACTTGGAGAAG ttgaTATCGAGTGTATCTCACCACATGCGGTCAGCGGGGTACGCAGACGGCGACCCAATAGTGGAAGACTTGATCAAAGGCATTCGGGACATATTCAGATAG
- the LOC121732564 gene encoding uncharacterized protein LOC121732564 isoform X2 — protein MAEEDEIDIVGDFSFNSCFAQNNQGIPSCSDREDTVHPQWLLDSPATNWRNEGPSRKLSGNNSRSKNENFIQTVWSASEKDLLVKEMSIHGRDVDKISKTLKTKSRTEIQALIEAEYGIVLDAPHLGVKAEDIDNVPAVVQEEVIADVGTPVINMTEVIDMVSTGTPTIPVKKTKQNSKDLLMVNPSEILYEDDLAVSTELIIAEDAIKRSNKKERGREEKKMGNHRRKGHANVRWRKQEVKSPKRIRKDSSMSDDSTKNAKMHIVFSSGQALPVSEGEEVIKIEKKKESECESDIEVDIDSDTEQDSPKKTAINNNKEIVTDKRSDKVEAARKFEPMPKRKKKIKVDGGGGYTIMHTEAGDLYEVREEPRRERAPRAVPIQLYPCRVYNAEKPAPFTVQMCVSCLVCADAHAHTSRAEVAGLLGGAWAAPRLRVRTYARLRAHSQRTCCEADPVSQAEAAESIRAGGDAVVGWHHSHPQFRAAPSDTDLRSQQALQDLPAAAPAVAVITSQRWPVGREASVYRCFRVEGTEGGLPVGYSLPVSLAADICRATLPELLRRLRDVLAPPDADPVDIARDVCPLANKTYLEKLISSVSHHMRSAGYADGDPIVEDLIKGIRDIFR, from the exons ATGGCAGAGGAAGACGAAATAGACATAGTAGGCGATTTTTCATTCAACTCTTGTTTTGCCCAAAACAATCAAGGAAT ACCTTCCTGCTCAGATCGTGAGGACACTGTCCATCCTCAATGGCTCCTGGACTCACCAGCAACCAATTG GCGCAATGAGGGACCATCTCGTAAACTCTCTGGTAATAATTCTAGAAGCAAGaatgagaattttatacagaCTGTGTGGAGTGCCTCAGAAAAGGACTTACTTGTCAAAGAAATG tcAATTCATGGAAGGGATGTGGACAAGATCTccaaaacattaaaaacaaaaagcagAACCGAAATTCAAGCATTGATAGAGGCAGAGTATGGCATAGTGCTAGATGCACCACATCTTGGTGTTAAAGCTGAAGACATAGACAATGTACCTGCGGTTGTACAAGAAGAAGTAATAGCTGATGTCGGCACACCCGTCATAAATATGACAGAAGTTATAGACATGGTCTCCACAGGCACACCAACAATTCCAGTGAAGAAAACTAAACAGAACTCCAAAGATCTTTTAATGGTTAACCCATCGGAAATCTTATATGAAGACGACTTAGCAGTATCAACAGAATTAATTATAGCAGAAGATGCAATAAAGAGGTCTAATAAGAAAGAAAGAGGAAGAGAGGAGAAGAAAATGGGAAATCATAGAAGAAAAGGCCATGCCAATGTTAGATGGAGGAAACAGGAAGTGAAATCTCCAAAGCGAATTAGGAAAGACTCTAGTATGAGTGATGATAGTACAAAAAATGCTAAGATGCATATTGTGTTCAGTTCTGGTCAGGCGTTACCAGTTTCTGAAGGGGAAGAAGTT ATAAAAATAGAGAAAAAGAAGGAGTCTGAGTGTGAAAGTGACATAGAGGTGGACATAGATAGTGATACCGAGCAGGACTCACCCAAAAAGACTgccataaacaataataaagagATTGTGACTGATAAAAGAAGTGATAAAGTGGAAGCGGCACGGAAGTTTGAACCTATGcctaaaagaaagaaaaagatCAAAGTG GACGGCGGCGGCGGCTACACTATAATGCATACAGAGGCGGGCGACTTGTACGAGGTGCGGGAGGAGCCTCGTCGGGAACGAGCGCCGCGGGCAGTGCCCATACAGCTGTACCCCTGTAGAGTGTATAACGCTGAGAAACCG gCGCCGTTCACGGTGCAGATGTGTGTGTCGTGCCTGGTGTGTGCGGACGCGCACGCGCACACGTCGCGCGCGGAGGTGGCGGGGCTGCTGGGCGGGGCGTGGGCGGCGCCGCGCCTGCGTGTGCGCACGTACGCGCGATTACGGGCGCACTCGCAGCGGACGTGCTGTGAGGCTGATCCGG TGTCCCAAGCGGAGGCCGCAGAGAGTATCCGCGCGGGCGGCGACGCCGTGGTGGGTTGGCACCACTCCCACCCGCAGTTCCGCGCCGCCCCATCCGATACTGACCTCCGCTCGCAGCAGGCGCTCCAGGACTTGCCCGCCGCGGCGCCAGCTGTCGCGGTCATTACTAGCCAGCGCTGGCCTGTTGGCCGCGAAGCATCTGTGTACAG ATGTTTCCGCGTGGAGGGTACTGAAGGCGGTCTCCCAGTAGGCTACAGTCTGCCGGTGTCGCTGGCAGCAGACATATGTCGCGCGACGCTGCCGGAGCTGCTGCGGCGGCTGCGCGACGTGCTGGCGCCGCCCGACGCGGATCCCGTCGATATCGCGCGCGACGTCTGCCCGCTCGCTAACAAGACTTACTTGGAGAAG ttgaTATCGAGTGTATCTCACCACATGCGGTCAGCGGGGTACGCAGACGGCGACCCAATAGTGGAAGACTTGATCAAAGGCATTCGGGACATATTCAGATAG
- the LOC121732565 gene encoding sulfide:quinone oxidoreductase, mitochondrial isoform X2 yields MNAFGKIYPLKGGLIRKFSVSATLSANHTCKLLVIGGGSGGCAMAAKFSRRLPKDSVIVLEPSQDHYYQPLWTLVGGGVTTVAASRRPEASVLPAAAKWIKHAAHSIDPVKNTVTTVEGDTISYEYLIIAVGLVNDYSKVPGLTEALADPDSGVSTIYSPDHCEKTWRNISRHRGGRAVFTVPDTPIKCPGAPQKIVYLADAYFNKVGVRNKSELTYNTCLPVIFGVKKYADALMKVVKDRNINVNYRTVLREIRPDRKEAKFVNLDTEKDLTLPYDILHATPPMRTPDFLQNAGDVVNDCGFVTVDKYSLQHTKYPNIYGIGDCTDTPNSKTAAAVSKQSLVVEHNLLSTMSGGQGSRRYDGYGACPLVTSYRTCIMAEFLYDSVPHETLPMNQAKERVISYYMKKDLFPFLYWNFLLKGRYHGPEFVRKIINPFGN; encoded by the exons ATGAACGCTTTTGGTAAAATTTACCCTTTGAAAGGAGGTTTGATCAGAAAATTTTCTGTTTCGGCAACTTTAAGTGCTAATCACAC ATGTAAGCTGCTAGTCATTGGTGGTGGCAGTGGAGGATGTGCAATGGCTGCAAAATTCTCAAGAAGGCTACCAAAAGACTCTGTTATAGTATTGGAACCAAGTCAG GACCACTACTACCAACCTCTCTGGACGCTAGTGGGGGGCGGAGTTACGACGGTGGCAGCGTCGCGACGCCCCGAAGCGAGCGTCCTGCCCGCTGCCGCCAAGTGGATTAAACACGCCGCACACTCCATAGACCCAGTGAAGAATACTGTCACCACGGTGGAGGGAGACACCATCAGCTACGAATACCTGATTATAGCTGTTGGCCTCGTCAATGATTACTCGAAG GTCCCCGGGCTCACGGAAGCTCTAGCGGACCCCGACAGCGGCGTGTCCACCATCTACAGTCCCGATCATTGCGAGAAGACGTGGCGCAACATCTCGCGGCACCGTGGCGGCCGCGCGGTGTTCACGGTGCCCGACACCCCTATCAAGTGTCCCGGGGCGCCGCAGAAGATTGTGTATCTAGCGGATGCGTATTTCAATAAGGTA GGCGTACGCAATAAATCAGAACTTACATACAACACGTGTCTCCCGGTGATATTCGGTGTGAAGAAGTACGCGGATGCACTCATGAAGGTCGTGAAAGACCGCAACATCAACGTCAACTACCGCACCGTGCTGAGGGAGATCCGCCCTGACAGGAAGGAGGCAAAGTTTGTCAATTTGGATACTGAGAAG GATCTAACTCTACCCTACGACATCTTACACGCGACTCCGCCGATGCGCACGCCGGACTTTCTACAGAACGCCGGAGACGTCGTCAACGATTGTGGTTTCGTCACCGTAGACAAGTACTCGCTACAACATACAAAATACCCGAACATATACGGTATTGGCGATTGTACGGATACGCCGAACAGCAAGACCGCTGCCGCTGTGT CCAAACAGAGTCTAGTAGTGGAACACAACCTACTGAGCACGATGAGCGGCGGCCAGGGCTCGCGACGGTACGACGGGTACGGCGCGTGCCCGCTCGTCACGTCCTACCGCACCTGCATCATGGCCGAGTTCCTGTACGATAGCGTGCCGCACGAGACGCTGCCCATGAACCAG GCCAAAGAAAGGGTGATAAGCTACTACATGAAGAAGGACCTATTCCCGTTCCTGTATTGGAACTTCCTGCTGAAAGGCCGGTATCACGGACCAGAGTTTGTGAGAAAAATCATCAATCCATTCGGTAATTAA
- the LOC121732563 gene encoding leucine-rich repeat-containing G-protein coupled receptor 5-like: MRAKNLLTFLFFNFYFACGQDVTEEAVSVIKVCSHCTCSEIPDVDGTHLVLNILCSELDKIDNLADLDKIEWPENPNGLKIAATFEGLGISTLGKLPPNSQLETLKFSGNAIKTYWPDPFREVPNLKKLSFYQNELTEITPDLFTNLEGLEDLDLSYNKISQFNPLDFKLLHRVRRFNLQSNVLKKIPFEALKPMVALEDLDLSKNGIYDVLLRRVNSDVLKNLKRLNLNGNRIRSISKESFPEDNVIELLDISNNIIEVIEEDSFLSCTSLRELNLAQNNITFTFALPPTLQIAILKINTLYHWPKFPAGITYIDLSYNRLSTLYDENNVHFDNLEVLNIGGNQLKEFYIEKKLPKLFILDLSYNLLSDVPKCFTSQTFPNLEELRLDGNPMESIYFKNIIALKTLYMNDMSKLSVVEDKAFSNVIGRNDDLFAKNCFSLFLSNCAGLKEIQEGAFDGTSLCALDISSNSLTGLSKTLLDWSTVDSVNLQNNPWHCSCDLQWVIDDLLPKLYKVNSRLLTELRCGSPRAFSGLRLIHWYNWTEQAMCGEDYTSHSTYMIEPSRSAGPQVTTLTLILGGCIIVCLCIATALAVYLIRSRRRHRVRQAALARRRQSAADNNGNGEQFTALNKA, encoded by the exons atgcgcGCCAAAAATCTTttgacgtttttgttttttaatttttattttgcgtGCGGCCAAGACGTTACGGAGGAAGCGGTGAGTGTGATAAAGGTGTGTTCACATTGTACGTGCAGTGAAATACCAGACGTGGACGGTACacatttagttttaaatatattgtgttcGGAGCTAGATAAAATAGACAATCTAGCTGATTTGGATAAAATCGAGTGGCCCGAAAATCCCAATGGCTTGAAAATCGCTGCTACCTTTGAAGGACTTGGAATCTCTACACTAGGCAA GTTACCGCCGAATTCACAACTAGAAACTCTTAAGTTTAGCGGGAACGCCATTAAAACCTACTGGCCTGATCCGTTTAGAGAGGTACCGAATTTGAAGAAACTCTCCTTCTATCAGAACGAGCTGACGGAAATAACTCCTGACCTCTTCACCAATCTAGAAGGATTAGAAGATCTAGATCTTTCATACAACAAGATCTCGCAGTTCAATCCATTGGATTTTAAGCTCTTACACCGCGTCAGAAGGTTTAATTTGCAAAGTAATGTATTAAAGAAGATTCCATTTGAAGCTTTAAAACCTATGGTAGCTCTGGAAGATCTGGATTTGAGTAAGAATGGAATATACGATGTGCTTCTAAGAAGAGTGAACAGTGATGTACTGAAGAACTTGAAAAGGTTGAATTTGAACGGGAATAGAATAAGATCTATATCCAAAGAGTCGTTTCCAGAAGATAatgttat AGAGCTTCTGGACATTTCCAACAATATAATTGAAGTGATCGAAGAGGATTCGTTCCTTTCCTGCACGAGTTTACGCGAATTGAACCTTGCGCAGAACAACATAACGTTCACTTTTGCGTTGCCGCCCACGCTGCAGATTGCCATTCTGAAGATCAACACTCTATACCACTGGCCGAAGTTCCCGGCCGGTATAACGTATATAGATTTATCGTACAATCGATTGTCAACTCTATACGATGAGAATAACGTCCATTTTGATAATTTAGAG GTCCTAAACATTGGAGGTAACCAACTCAAAGAATTCTACATCGAGAAGAAGTTACCAAAACTGTTCATCTTAGATTTATCATACAATCTTTTGTCTGACGTGCCGAAATGTTTCACCAGCCAGACTTTTCCGAATCTAGAAGAGTTGAGACTTGATGGGAATCCTATGGAGAGTATTTACTTCAAGAACATAATTGCCTTAAAAACTTTGTATATGAATGATATGAGTAAACTCTCTGTAGTCGAAGATAAAGCGTTCAGCAATGTCATTGGGAGAAATGATGACTTATTCGCCAAGAACTGtttctctctctttctctccAACTGTGCGGGACTGAAAGAGATACAGGAGGGGGCTTTTGACGGTACTTCGTTGTGTGCG CTAGACATAAGCAGCAACAGTCTGACAGGGTTGTCCAAAACCCTTCTAGACTGGAGTACGGTGGACAGTGTGAATCTACAGAACAACCCGTGGCATTGCAGCTGTGATCTGCAATGGGTTATTGACGATTTGCTGCCCAAGCTGTATAAAGTTAATTCGAGACTGTTAACTGAGTTGAG ATGCGGCTCTCCTCGGGCTTTCTCTGGTCTGCGGCTGATACACTGGTACAACTGGACTGAGCAGGCCATGTGCGGGGAAGATTATACATCGCACAGCACTTACATG ATCGAACCCTCTCGGTCAGCAGGTCCGCAGGTGACAACCCTGACGCTAATCCTGGGCGGCTGCATCATAGTGTGTCTGTGTATCGCGACAGCCCTGGCCGTGTACCTCATCCGCAGTCGGCGGCGGCACCGCGTGCGCCAGGCCGCGCTCGCACGCCGCCGGCAGAGCGCCGCCGATAACAACGGCAACGGCGAACAGTTCACCGCACTGAATAAGGCGTAG
- the LOC121732565 gene encoding sulfide:quinone oxidoreductase, mitochondrial isoform X1, producing MNAFGKIYPLKGGLIRKFSVSATLSANHTCKLLVIGGGSGGCAMAAKFSRRLPKDSVIVLEPSQDHYYQPLWTLVGGGVTTVAASRRPEASVLPAAAKWIKHAAHSIDPVKNTVTTVEGDTISYEYLIIAVGLVNDYSKVPGLTEALADPDSGVSTIYSPDHCEKTWRNISRHRGGRAVFTVPDTPIKCPGAPQKIVYLADAYFNKIGVRNKSELTYNTCLPVIFGVKKYADALMKVVKDRNINVNYRTVLREIRPDRKEAKFVNLDTEKDLTLPYDILHATPPMRTPDFLQNAGDVVNDCGFVTVDKYSLQHTKYPNIYGIGDCTDTPNSKTAAAVSKQSLVVEHNLLSTMSGGQGSRRYDGYGACPLVTSYRTCIMAEFLYDSVPHETLPMNQAKERVISYYMKKDLFPFLYWNFLLKGRYHGPEFVRKIINPFGN from the exons ATGAACGCTTTTGGTAAAATTTACCCTTTGAAAGGAGGTTTGATCAGAAAATTTTCTGTTTCGGCAACTTTAAGTGCTAATCACAC ATGTAAGCTGCTAGTCATTGGTGGTGGCAGTGGAGGATGTGCAATGGCTGCAAAATTCTCAAGAAGGCTACCAAAAGACTCTGTTATAGTATTGGAACCAAGTCAG GACCACTACTACCAACCTCTCTGGACGCTAGTGGGGGGCGGAGTTACGACGGTGGCAGCGTCGCGACGCCCCGAAGCGAGCGTCCTGCCCGCTGCCGCCAAGTGGATTAAACACGCCGCACACTCCATAGACCCAGTGAAGAATACTGTCACCACGGTGGAGGGAGACACCATCAGCTACGAATACCTGATTATAGCTGTTGGCCTCGTCAATGATTACTCGAAG GTCCCCGGGCTCACGGAAGCTCTAGCGGACCCCGACAGCGGCGTGTCCACCATCTACAGTCCCGATCATTGCGAGAAGACGTGGCGCAACATCTCGCGGCACCGTGGCGGCCGCGCGGTGTTCACGGTGCCCGACACCCCTATCAAGTGTCCCGGGGCGCCGCAGAAGATTGTGTATCTAGCGGATGCGTATTTCAATAAG ATTGGCGTACGCAATAAATCAGAACTTACATACAACACGTGTCTCCCGGTGATATTCGGTGTGAAGAAGTACGCGGATGCACTCATGAAGGTCGTGAAAGACCGCAACATCAACGTCAACTACCGCACCGTGCTGAGGGAGATCCGCCCTGACAGGAAGGAGGCAAAGTTTGTCAATTTGGATACTGAGAAG GATCTAACTCTACCCTACGACATCTTACACGCGACTCCGCCGATGCGCACGCCGGACTTTCTACAGAACGCCGGAGACGTCGTCAACGATTGTGGTTTCGTCACCGTAGACAAGTACTCGCTACAACATACAAAATACCCGAACATATACGGTATTGGCGATTGTACGGATACGCCGAACAGCAAGACCGCTGCCGCTGTGT CCAAACAGAGTCTAGTAGTGGAACACAACCTACTGAGCACGATGAGCGGCGGCCAGGGCTCGCGACGGTACGACGGGTACGGCGCGTGCCCGCTCGTCACGTCCTACCGCACCTGCATCATGGCCGAGTTCCTGTACGATAGCGTGCCGCACGAGACGCTGCCCATGAACCAG GCCAAAGAAAGGGTGATAAGCTACTACATGAAGAAGGACCTATTCCCGTTCCTGTATTGGAACTTCCTGCTGAAAGGCCGGTATCACGGACCAGAGTTTGTGAGAAAAATCATCAATCCATTCGGTAATTAA